CAACTCCCTGGAGCTGGGCTGCGACTGCCTCGGCGAGATCACCTACCTCAGCCCCGTCATCAGCGACGCCTTCGGCAACCCCCGCGAGATCCGCAACGGCATCTGTATGCATGAGGAGGACTGGGGGATCCTGGCCAAGCACAGCGACCTCTGGACGGGCATCAACTACACCCGCCGCAACCGCCGCCTGGTGATCTCCTTCTTCACCACCATCGGCAACTACGACTACGGCTTCTACTGGTACCTCTACCTCGACGGAACCATCGAGTTCGAGGCCAAGGCCACCGGCGTCGTCTTCACCTCCGCCTACCCGGAGGGCGGATCGGCCAACATCTCCCAGCTCGCCCCGGGTCTGGGCGCACCGTTCCACCAGCACCTGTTCAGCGCACGCCTGGACATGGCAATCGACGGTCTCACCAACCGGGTCGAGGAAGAAGACGTGGTCCGGCAGGCGATGGGCGAAGGCAACGAACGCGGCAACGCCTTTTCCCGGAAGCGCACGCTCATTGCCCGCGAATCCGAGGGCGCGCGCGAGGCCGACGCCCGCAACGGCCGGACCTGGGTCATCTCCAACCCGCAGTCACGGAACCGCCTCGGCGAACCCGTGGCGTACAAGCTCCACGCCGAAGGCCAGCCCACCCTGCTGGCGGACCCGGAGTCCTCGATTGCCCGGCGCGCCGCGTTCGCCACGAAGGACCTGTGGGTCACCCGGCACGCCGACGCGGAGCGCTACCCCACCGGCGACTTCGTGAACCAGCATTCCGGGGGAGCGGGGCTGCCGGCCTATGTTGCCCAGGACCGGGACCTGGACGGCCAGGACATCGTGCTCTGGCACACCTTTGGCCTCACGCACTTCCCGCGTCCCGAGGACTGGCCCATCATGCCCGTGGACACAGCCGGCTTCAAGCTGCGCCCGGAAGGCTTCTTTGACCGCAGCCCCGTGCTGGATGTGCCGGCGAATGCACAGCCGGCCGGTGGCCACTGCCACAGCTGAGCCATGACCGTCGCAGGGGGCCTGGGCGGCCGCGCCGGCATCGTCTTCCATTCCCGGATCTGCGCCGCCGTGACAGCGGCGTCGTGCCTGGCGCACCTGTGGCTGGTGGCCGCGAACCAGCACGGGACGTGGCTGAACCTGCTGATGCTCGCCATGGTGGCGGTGTGCCTGCCGTGCGCCGCGCACATCTGGCGGCAGGGACGGGCCGGCGCCCTGCGGCAGGTCATGGCCTCGGCACTGGCGATGACCGGGGTGCACGCGGTCCTGCTCCTCGGGGCCGGAGCCGGCGCCTCGGCACATGTCCACCAGGGCGCGGCCACCGCAGCAGCCGGAGCGGCACCCCCGGGCGCCGGGGCGCTGCTGGCGGTCATTGCGCTGGAAATGACGACGGCGCTGCTCGCCGCGACGCTCCTGGCCCGGCTCCGGGAGCGTCAGGCGTGGGAACGCGCCAGCCACGAACTCAGTCGTTAAACAGCCCGGCCAGGTCCTCCGCCGTGAGTGCCCCACCGGAGAGCGCGTCGCCTTCCATGACGTCGGCGAACAGCTGGGACTTCCGGGCCTTGAGCGCCATGACCTTTTCCTCGATGGTGTCCTTGGCGACGAGCCGGTACACCATGACGTTGCGGGCCTGCCCGATCCGGTGCGTGCGGTCCACTGCCTGCGCCTCCGAGGCCGGGTTCCACCACGGGTCCAGCAGGAACACGTAGTCCGCCTCCGTGAGGTTCAGGCCGAAGCCACCGGCTTTGAGGCTGATCAGGAACACCGGGGCGGCGCCGTTCTTGAACTCATTGACGACGTCGGTGCGGTTGCGGGTGCTGCCGTCGAGATAGCAGAACTCGATGTTCTCCTCGACGAGCCGCTCGCGGACCTTGCCCAGGAACCCGGTGAACTGGCTGAAGATGAGGGCGCGGTGCCCTTCCGCCACCAGG
This DNA window, taken from Pseudarthrobacter sp. ATCC 49987, encodes the following:
- a CDS encoding primary-amine oxidase; the protein is MMTVQTDTRTPFSPYSLAAGAEITAVQGILRSAGLLGDTKRIAYLGLLDPARNAPEGSEDRRFRVFVHDVSGGRPADVTVSVSSSAVISVVELDTAVAGELPVLEEEFELVEELLATDECWLEALANRGLDVSKVRVAPLSAGVFEYPEEKGRRILRGLAFVQDFPEDSAWAHPVDGLVAYVDVVSKEVTQVLDLGAMPIPAEHGNYTDPELTGPLRTTQKPINITQPEGPSFTVTGGNHIEWEKWSLDVGFDVREGVVLHNIAFQDGDRKRSIINRASIAEMVVPYGDPSPIRSWQNYFDTGEYLVGQYANSLELGCDCLGEITYLSPVISDAFGNPREIRNGICMHEEDWGILAKHSDLWTGINYTRRNRRLVISFFTTIGNYDYGFYWYLYLDGTIEFEAKATGVVFTSAYPEGGSANISQLAPGLGAPFHQHLFSARLDMAIDGLTNRVEEEDVVRQAMGEGNERGNAFSRKRTLIARESEGAREADARNGRTWVISNPQSRNRLGEPVAYKLHAEGQPTLLADPESSIARRAAFATKDLWVTRHADAERYPTGDFVNQHSGGAGLPAYVAQDRDLDGQDIVLWHTFGLTHFPRPEDWPIMPVDTAGFKLRPEGFFDRSPVLDVPANAQPAGGHCHS